In one Dermatophagoides farinae isolate YC_2012a chromosome 4, ASM2471394v1, whole genome shotgun sequence genomic region, the following are encoded:
- the LOC124490755 gene encoding calumenin-B, protein MFNIRTISNIILAIVVISIVYGLAIPDKKHNHHHQQNIRVIKKQLSDEEHYRDVDHHDDDGGGGGGQQQQHNRDFDHEAFLGSEDEADEFDQLTPEESRSRLSIIVDKIDLNRDGNITETELKQWIQQSQKRYIYEDVDRQWQVHTDNDPTVRKLSWERFRNKTYGFLDEIGDNTNRKRTIDDMKTYHDMLRRDERRWSMADIDGDKALDHDEFISFLHPEESEKMYDVVVDETLEDVDHDGDGRISESEYISDMYSSEDNQLSSSSSASSSSNIPEWVQREREQFHTYRDKNGDGYLDREEIREWIVPANYDHADAEAKHLIYEADTNKDGILSLNEILDNYDVFVGSQATDFGDALTRHDEF, encoded by the coding sequence atgttcaacattCGAACCATATCTAATATAATTCTTGCCATCGTTGTCATATCTATTGTGTATGGTTTAGCTATACCGGATaaaaaacataatcatcatcatcaacagaataTACGTGTgattaaaaaacaattaagcGATGAAGAACATTATCGagatgttgatcatcatgatgacgatggtggtggtggtggtggtcaacaacagcaacataaTCGAGATTTTGATCATGAAGCATTTCTTGGTTCAGAAGATGAAGCcgatgaatttgatcaattaacACCAGAAGAAAGTCGTTCACGTTTGTCCATAATTGtagataaaattgatttgaatcgtGATGGAAATATTACTGAAACAGAATTAAAACAATGGATACAACAATCACAGAAACGTTATATTTATGAAGATGTTGATCGTCAATGGCAAGTTCATACAGATAATGATCCAACGGTTCGAAAATTAAGTTGGGAACGTTTTCGAAATAAAACCTATGGATTTTTGGATGAAATCGGTGACAATACAAATCGAAAACGAaccattgatgatatgaaaacCTATCATGATATGTTACGACGTGATGAACGTCGTTGGTCAATGGCCGatattgatggtgataaagCATTGgatcatgatgaatttatttcatttttacatccagaagaatcagaaaaaatgtATGATGTCGTTGTTGACGAAACATTGGAAgatgttgatcatgatggtgatggtagaATTTCTGAATCAGAATATATATCGGATATGTATTCATCTGAagataatcaattatcatcatcgtcttcagcatcatcatcatcgaatatacCTGAATGGGTACAACGTGAACGTGAACAATTTCATACTTATCGTGATAAAAATGGTGATGGCTATCTGGATCGTGAAGAAATTCGTGAATGGATTGTACCGGCTAATTATGATCATGCCGATGCTGAAGCTAAACATCTTATCTATGAAGCTGATACAAATAAAGATGGCATATTAAgtttaaatgaaattcttgataattatgatgtaTTCGTTGGTAGCCAGGCAACAGATTTTGGTGATGCATTGACTAGAcatgatgaattttaa
- the LOC124490959 gene encoding myotrophin, with the protein MVIDTSKLVWSIKNGDLDSVKEIIEHEKLDVNSMIDGRRPIHYAADYGQKEIIEYLIQLGANVNSLDKHGISALLAAIWEGHIECCRLLISNGAKIDGRTPDGMSYIDAAENAEIKSLLMAT; encoded by the exons atggtcatcgATACATCAAAATTAGTTTGGAGCATTAAAAATGGTGATCTTGATTCTGTGAAAGAAATTATTGAACATGag aaattggATGTAAACAGCATGATCGATGGACGACGTCCAATACATTATGCAGCTGATTATGGCCAAAaagaaataattgaatatttaattcaattagGTGCCAATGTTAAT tCATTAGACAAACATGGAATATCAGCATTATTGGCTGCAATTTGGGAAGGTCATATTGAATGTTGTCGTTTACTTATATCGAATGGTGCAAAAATTGATGGCCGTACACCGGACGGTATGAGTTATATTGATGCAGCTGAAAATGCTGAAATAAAAAGTTTACTTATGGCTACATGA
- the LOC124490958 gene encoding kinetochore protein NDC80 homolog: MMPNGFNSNRKSTQNRAFGFDTMSTKKNNSNHHHLFQQPQKPQFQSHIPSAIKSASRIPNHRPFNDHGFGGPNKFGGFNSVQKNHGSKLSFGMASQTRPSGSSSLYTPNRVSTAIRLSSSRKSSIASSRKSTSIDNRHLTDQNYHRECADKIIDFLNINGFPIQLNRQNILRLSLSDASKIFKFLFSFFNENIVKKNGPQTALNQVVPKQMQLLGYPYLIKNSDLTSFIGGRQLGLVLFMLDFLIDAINYLKNSDINRLLGYNSNGFWSENETNIKADMDDEDDAIYMNKVLLRIYDLVSKLDWENHDDVERFNEENDNYFKLLAEKFYGKEEQLDKLRDKNDEIQQKEEKLQQELSYLNELPTKRLELMDEIESLRIYIDEMSKHKQANLAIKNALADEIKSNQEDFEKLLAKNRRLESIVDSQQHLVIEYQCAIERRKQLHKEIEQKEQDCHEINMEISKLTSEIKDEHSKLESFLCDIHEMLTLSCEMYENSQIHDFFPAGTKKFTQNSKWIEFMNKFQQLKSINIHENLVEKFTTLKIKENINDFHMHIIEIKTKLKTKISLDIVLENENKQKHYQQRQQEFTGMKNQFEQLWQQKNDNQIEYPIKIVDLNKEIEQLKLENIDQEKSIEMIEMDENKLKKQIQEMEEKIFEKQSHFIDEYKKRDQEFWSKESKLLAEVGEKYQTIEKPKGKMKKTLTKMKKR, from the coding sequence atgatgccCAATGGTTTTAATTCGAATCGTAAATCGACACAAAATCGTGCCTTCGGTTTTGATACAAtgtcaacgaaaaaaaataattcaaatcatcatcatttatttcaacaGCCACAAAAACCACAATTTCAAAGTCATATACCATCGGCCATAAAATCAGCGAGTCGTATTCCAAATCATCGtccattcaatgatcatGGTTTTGGTGGACCTAATAAATTTGGTGGCTTCAATTCGGTGCAGAAAAATCATGgctcaaaattatcatttggtATGGCATCACAAACTAGACCATccggatcatcatcattatatacaCCGAATAGAGTTTCAACAGCCatacgattatcatcatcacgtaaatcatcaattgcatcatcaagaaaatcaacatcaatagATAATCGTCATTTGACggatcaaaattatcatcgtgAATGCGCggataaaattattgattttctcAATATAAATGGCTTTCCAATACAATTGAATCGACAAAATATATTACGACTTTCATTGAGTGATGCATccaaaatatttaaatttttattttcatttttcaatgaaaatattgttaaaaaaaatggcccaCAAACCGCATTGAATCAAGTGGTACCGAAACAGATGCAATTACTTGGTTATCcatatttgataaaaaattctgaCCTAACATCATTTATTGGTGGACGACAACTTGGTTTGGTGCTATTTATGTTAGATTTCCTTATCGATGCTATTAactatttgaaaaattctgataTTAATCGTTTACTTGGTTATAATAGCAATGGATTCTGGtcagaaaatgaaacaaacattaaAGCTGATATGGATGACGAAGATGATGCTATTTATATGAATAAAGTGTTACTACGAATATATGATTTAGTATCTAAACTTGATTGggaaaatcatgatgatgttgaacgatttaatgaagaaaatgataattattttaaattattggctgaaaaattttatggcAAAGAAGAACAATTGGATAAATTACgagataaaaatgatgaaatacaGCAAAAGGAAGAAAAATTGCAACAAGAATTGTCATATCTGAATGAATTACCAACGAAACGTTTGGAATTGatggatgaaattgaaagtttgcgaatatatattgatgaaatgtcTAAACATAAACAAGCAAATCTGGCAATCAAAAATGCTTTAGctgatgaaatcaaatcaaatcaagaagattttgaaaaattattggccAAAAATCGACGTCTTGAATCGATTGTTGattcacaacaacatttgGTTATCGAATACCAATGTGCAATCGAGCGTCGAAAACAATTGCACaaagaaattgaacaaaaagaacAAGATTGTCATGAAATAAATATGGAAATATCGAAATTAACATCTGAAATCAAAGATGAACATTCAAAATTagaatcatttttatgtGATATACATGAAATGTTGACGTTATCTTGTGAAATGTATGAAAATTCACAAatccatgatttttttcctgctggtacgaaaaaatttaccCAAAATTCTAAATGGATAgaatttatgaataaatttcagCAATTGAAATCGATAAACATTCATGAAAATTTAGTGGAAAAATTTACCACATTAAagataaaagaaaatattaatgattttcatatgcatataattgaaataaaaaccaaattgaaaacaaaaatatcattagATATTGTgttagaaaatgaaaataaacaaaaacactaccaacaacggcaacaagAATTTACcggaatgaaaaatcaatttgaacaattgtggcaacaaaaaaatgataatcaaattgaatatccaataaaaattgttgatttgaataaagaaattgAGCAGTTAAAATTGGAGAATATTGATCAAGAAAAATccattgaaatgattgaaatggatgaaaataaattgaaaaaacaaatccaagaaatggaagaaaaaatttttgagaAACAatctcatttcattgatgaatataaaaaacgtgatcaagaattttggtcaaaagaatcaaaacTATTGGCGGAAGTAGgtgaaaaatatcaaactATTGAAAAACCTAAaggtaaaatgaaaaaaactttgacaaaaatgaaaaaacgatga
- the LOC124490831 gene encoding uncharacterized protein LOC124490831 → MDTFDNQVQSFSRSLNRLFLPIIMDPFNSFQRSPIKGTFFLHFILFTCSMLTVNWLPEICFLYNLLFFLTLLWALESKENPEPIQFAAIINLLAILFDIIAMSTNFNHNHYREGFGFSIFLLICNILVRPFTTFVLLRIYSDRDIRQTLYGGGTTTSGSGIHNPNHDQFNVFGNRTGYQDLDSQPQQSNGPSSTATTTTTTAASAIVNMPYQSVPEPISQQQLIDTTPNK, encoded by the exons ATGGATACGTTCGATAATCAggttcaatcattttcacgTAGCTTAAATCGTTTATTTCTGCCTATCATTATGGATccatttaattcatttcaacGATCACCTATAAAgggaacattttttttacatttcatATTGTTCACATG ttcaATGTTAACTGTAAATTGGCTACCGGAGATTTGTTTCCTTTATAATCTTTTATTCTTTCTCACACTATTATGGGCATTGGAATCGAAAGAGAATCCTGAACCAATACAATTTGCTGctattattaatttattgGCCATATTATTCGATATAATAGCAATGTCCActaattttaatcataatcattatcgtgAAGGATTTGGATTCAGTATCtt CCTACTTATCTGTAATATACTGGTACGTCCATTTACAACATTTGTATTATTACGAATCTATAGTGATCGTGATATTCGACAAACATTATATGGTGGCGGTACAACAACATCAGGTTCCGGTATCCATAATCcaaatcatgatcaatttaATGTATTTGGTAATCGTACTGGTTATCAAGATCTAGATAGTCAaccacaacaatcaaatgggccatcatcaacagcaacaacaacaacaacaaccgcaGCATCAGCCATTGTCAATATGCCATATCAATCGGTACCAGAACCGATTTCTCAACAGCAGCTTATTGATACAACaccaaataaatga
- the LOC124490832 gene encoding LOW QUALITY PROTEIN: uncharacterized protein LOC124490832 (The sequence of the model RefSeq protein was modified relative to this genomic sequence to represent the inferred CDS: deleted 1 base in 1 codon), with protein MDEVISFIGGARRNRPNRGGGGGGGIVVGITTTGNNYGGECVYAIGTELGSIYVISERGILLRKANVNGHSDNPIAQTESIRTLTGFVRTNPTFITIRLIGSHANVDLMYCHRNIQKVTGNLCRKIILLGNTCILFGGNIQSELSINTTTTNVNEIERCPPFADAQCLDLDHQDEIELSNGGHCAIRVSSNRHYIYMDPKVFRDCVTYQTKRSESYRKLAKILEQFR; from the exons ATGGATGAAGTGATTTCTTTCATTGGTGGTGCACGACGTAATCGACCAAatcgtggtggtggtggtggcggtggtatAGTAGTAGGAATAACAACGACAGGAAATAATTATGGTGGTGAATGTGTTTATGCTATTGGTACAGAATTAGGTTCAATCTATGTTATATCTGAACGTGGTATATTATTACGTAAAGCTAATGTAAATGGCCATTCAGATAATCCTATAGCACAGACAGAATCAATACGAACATTGACAGGATTTGTACGT ACAAATCCAACATTTATTACTATACGTTTGATTGGTAGCCATGCCAATGTTGATCTAATGTATTGTCATCGTAATATACAAAAAGTTACCGGTAATTTATGTCGAAAGATAATATTATTAGGAAATACCTGTATACTTTTTGGTGGTAATATACAATCTGAATTGTCAatcaatacaacaacaacaaacgtaaatgaaattgaacgtTGTCCACCATTTGCCGATGCACAATGTTTGGATTTGGATCATcaagatgaaattgaattatcgAATGGTGGTCATTGTGCCATACGTGTCAGTAGTAATCGACATTACATTTATATGGATCCTAAAGTATTTCGTGATTGTGTTACATATCAAACTAAACGATCAGAATCATATAGAAAATTGGCAAAGATTCTGGAACAATTTCGATAA